ttttctccCTCCACACCTCCCCACAAAAAAGACCTCATAAGGCTAATACATCTTTTTACAACTCCGGAAGGCATACGGAAAACATAAATATAGTAAAGGGGAAGGGCAGAAAGAATGCTCTTAATCAGGCATAACTTACCACCAAATGACAGGGTGCGCCTTCTCCAGCTAGAAAGTCTCTGTTTAACCTTGGCAATCACAGGATCCCAGAATTTCACACGTCTCGAGTTATCGCCAATAGGGAGGCCAAGATAAATGAACGGAGCTGTCATAATTTTGCAATTCAACAGTGCTGCAAATCTTCTACAAACCCTCTCATTTACAGCAactccaagaagcttactcttCGAAAAATTAACTTTTAGGCCAGAGATTAATTCAAAACAGCATAATACACTTTTGATAAGAAAAACATTCGAAAGAGAAGCTTCTCCAAGAAAGAGAGTATCGTCTGCAAATTGTAATAACGACACACTAACAGGGTTACATCGGCCAACCAAGCAAGGAGAGAATTTATTTTGATTGAGCCTGCTTCATGAGCCCATTTAAACCTTCTGCAACAATCAGGAAGAGGAAAGGCGCCAAGGGATCCCCTTGTCTTAGGCCCTTCCTCATTCTGAACTCCTCCGAAGGACTCCCATTGATAAGAATAGAAATCCAGGAAGACTCAAGGCAGCCCTTAATCAACTGAATCCACTTAGACAGAAAGCCCATTCTTCGGAACATGTAGAATAGAAAGTCCCATTTAACCGAGTCGTACGCTTTCTCAAAATCAACCTTAAAGATGAGAGTAGGAGATTTTTTCTGCTTTGCTTCATGGAAAAATGCCCAAATAATAatgggaagaaaataatttgagtTACCATGATCCAAAATAGAACTGCGCAGTACAAGATTGCCAAGTGAACAAAAGGGCCTACATTATTTTAGACATTGTTATAAAAGATAGAGAGCACAAATAAAAGTTATGATAAAATGTTgtagaaaaagtgaaaaactgAAAAGGACTATGGACTATATAGCTATACAACCACATTAGCGAAAAAAGTTTAATAAAAGGGGGAAAACTGAACAATTTCTATTATTAGTGCAGCTggatattaataataaattagaTGAAAGGTTAAAAGCCACCATAAAAAGAAGATGGATATCTGTGATGTGTCTGCTTTATTCATGGAAATAAGGACGAGGCTGTTTCCATTCCATGCATGATCATCAACTAATGTAAATTGCATACGGGAATATAATCGGAAAAAATGAACAGTTTAGTTTAATTTGTTAAAGGAGCATAGTTTTATAGTACAATTGAAGTTGCTTTTAAAAAATTGctcaaaagttaaaattatttatttataggtTGGCTGCGTTTGGACTAGTGGACTTGCTCCCTTACGGAAAATGTTGCGTGTATTCACACTTCTTTTACACTCACACTAAGAGAAAGATGCATATAAGAAAGATAAGTGATGTATGTAATACGagataagaaaaaaagagaCATCTGAGGAGAAAatgaaactgaaaaaaaatgtaatgtaAATGAATGCATATTCAtatgattttctttatttttggtcaaaGCTATATGAGTAAAACAGGATATCTTAATTTTGAGGTGGattatgaaaatttaaaatacaaaCTTTGGATTAATGCAGGGAGGAATTTGTGAGACAAATAGATCAATTAGTCAAAAAATTTAAAGGATTCAAGATTGATTCTTTTATGGTGGAGTTTCATGATAAAGACCAACAACATTGACGAATGGAAAGGAGTTGGAAGCATCGAGCTGCTTACATCTTGTTATTATTACAAGTTTCCCTTTGGTTGTGAGCTCTTGCCTTGTTTATTTATCCAACAATTGGTTTTTACATTTTGCCGATTACAATTTTGAGATCTCTTATTCTTGAAAGTTTATATGTGGATGTAACAATGTTGGAAACTTTACTATCCTAGCTGTTTGGCTTGGTGTTGCCTGTGGATTTTTAGAGGTTTTTGCTGTAGTGTCTTGGTTTATGCTAGCTTTTGTTggtttgatatatatatatatatatatatatatatatatatatatatatatatatatatcttatttcattttataaaaaaaaagattttaaaaAACATGGCCTTATGGACTTCTTTGGGGTTGGCTCAATGCatggtttcaactttcaaccaAACACGCAGCCGCACCCCCTTCTTTTCATGGAGAAAGTCCAATACATGAATAGGAAAACCTCTGCTTTTTTCCTGATTCTTTTACCCACCCAATCACAGTTAAATCCTTCAATTAAATTGATAAAGTGAGTGAACTATCAATTTTTTAGGTAGCAATTGAAACAGGCTTTTGTACTCTAGTAGTAtagttttttttggaaattacagttttggggtacttttttatttatttatcaatctagtataaatcgccactgtcagtggcgattctatttattttttttaaagaatcgccaatagcattggcgttttcattttttttttcgttttttatataaatcgccaaccatgttggcgtttcttattttttatttttgttatttctAACAATCGCCAACTATGTTGGCGTTTTttacctttttatttttttttaaatcgccCACAcgcttttttaattttttttaaaattagtaattaaaatggTATTTAATCAATTGATGCTCACACACAATTTTATGTCATTACTCACTTTTGCAGCACTTTGATAATAAATTATTTGGTCTACCGGCAAGTTCTCGCCTAAATTGAGGATTTGGCATGCAATTGGGATCTGAGTAAGATGGTCAATACTCTTCATCCCCAACTAAATTATGTAATGCATATGTTTATCTTTAACTATcagttcaaatatttatgatTAAAGTGTTGCAAAAATGAGTAATGACACAAAATTGTTTGTGAGTATCAATTGATTAAATAccattttaattactaatttaaaaaaattaaaaaaatgtgtgggtgatttaaaaaaaaaggtaaaaaaaccAACATAGTTGGTGATtgtcaggaaaaaaaaataagaaaacgccaacatggttggcgatttatataaaaaaacgaaaaaaaaatgaaaacgccaatgctattggcgattctttaaaaaaattaaaaaaaataaatagaatcgccactgtcagtggcgatttatactagattggtaaataaaagaaaaagtaccCCAAAActgtaattttcaaaaaaaactatacTACTAAGGTACAAAAGCCATTGAAACACGACATACTATGAGCAACTATTTGTATGCAATTTTGATACAATTacattcattttctcttttatatgagtttcacatttttaattttcctttttttttacaagaggaaaactAGCTATATCATTCTAATCTCTTTTATCTTTTTCTCATCATATCCCACAtttttctcactttctctctttctcactcCAAATGTGAGTGAATATTGGgtgtaaaaataatattattagtGATTATTAACATGCGATTCTCATCGTGTTGCAGTGTGGGGTTCCTTGCACTTGAGATTGTTTATATTGACGTTAGTAATTGATACTTATTTTTTAGAATTATGTTTGTATAAGATCTATGAAAATTATATATCAAGTTATAAATTTAGAATTGTATGAAATTTGCAAAAATACTGATTGAGCTATTTAAGCTATACATCTAATTTATTAGGGTGTATATAAGTTGTGGATCACTAAATTTCAATGTTTTAAAACCGGAATAATTATCGAACCGGCATAGGTACTGGTTCAAAATTTGATGGTTCAACCGTAATATAAAAGAGTTGAACCGTAAAGACTTTATacttataaatttatttttcttctatataataattataatatatatatatatattaatgctAGATATATAAATCTACACATATATATTAAGTAATAtgaatatattattaaaaatatgtgTCTTAAATGATATGTTTCTCCAATCACTGGATacttataataaatataaaactaCACATAATTAAATACAAAAGAGCTTGTGGCCTGGTGACATACAATGCTTTTTGGAACTGCAAGGTCTAAGGTTCAAATTATAATGAtgacaaaatttattttaaaaatattttctcctaAAACCATTGACTGACTGATTTTGACTGATTTTCTTGATTCTTGATCGGTTCACTAGTCCAACTTTCCAGTTCAATAATTGTCTGGTTCAATGACCTGACCGAACTGGTCAATAGTTCAGTTCCCGGTCGGACCGACCGCTACAATTCGGTTTCCTTAACACTGCTAAATCTACATACTAATTATTGTCGATAAGCACAATTATAAATTAAACATATGTCATCATGCGATCCATCAAATGGTTGTGAGCTTGCCCGATTGGGAGGTTCGTGCACTTTATCAGTTTTCTTCTTTAAAGATGAAGTCTTCACGTAGGAATCTCGTTGATAGTGTTATGATTGCGCACAATCAACACTCATCTTCTCATCCCCACCGATTTTGACACCAGATCCTCTGTGGGTCATTCCACCACCAACATTCATGGATCCATCGAGAGGACGTTCAGAGCAACCTCGACAAATCAGATCCTCATCAAACATACACGATTCAACTCCTTCACTAGATGACATTAATGATTGTATTATTGATAGTGAAAGTTGAGATTTTGGTGAGTTGAatagagagattaagagatCCTGGACATGTAGAGGATATTGCTTGTGATGCGCATGGTAGACCATTGATTTACTCGGGGGTTGACGAGTATGTTGACTTAAATAAaacaatatttatattattttgtatTAGCATTATAACATTTAGCAAGctttatttttgtaattaagcAACAATAAttgcccgtttggtggtcatcCAATCGAGTAAAATATAAGGATCTGTTTAGTGGTCAAGATATGATAAAAGCATGGTAGGATAGAGAGTTGGATaatgacaggatatgataagagcagaaGAGACTCTTACCATATCTTGTGTTTGAGGTGGACATGATAATGTTAGGATATGATAGAACAATGtaaaatatatcaaattttcctttgaatACAAAATACATAATACTTTTCAAAAATTAGTTTTCTtaaattaactttttaaaacaaagtgattattctattaatttgtttttatatttttataaaagagcctatattttaaaattgactaaaagttaattaatttatattttcttttggtgCATCGGAAAAtagttaattaatttatattgactagcctattttaaatttttccaTGAAGGGattctattttaattaaattaaaattttatatttaaccaATTGGATTTAACTTAGTTCTTAGTAGTGGCaagtgataaaaaattaaaaattaaaaattaaaatttttatttttcaaaattttatagTAATTTACAATTTACATTATAAATTACTATACAAGTAgagaaatatttttaaataatttcaaatgataatataaaattagtttatatttactactaataaattaatttatcaGTGAAGTGAGTAGTCCATTTCCTTATTAgtgaataataatttatttatttttattataatgtAAATAAAAAAGGTTAAATAAGTAGTAACAAGTgataatgataatttaattattttatatgagaaaattaaatattttcacccTTAATAAAATAGTTtatcttttaattaaattaatgagttactaaataattttaacctaaCAACAACAACTAGaaattgataaataataaaattagtatattactaaaattaatagttctatatttattaattaatattattataaattatataagatATAAATATCGAAataattgaatttagggttatgGTACTAAAAAATAATCGATAAcatatatcatatcctatcaggATAACTTTATCTCATCTCTCTCCTAAGGATAATATTTTCATAGGATGAAGATGATAGGATAAGGGACATGATTGCGTTATCTTATCCAGTTGgcacaacaaacaacatattAGAGCACGATATGACTACACTATCATATCCTGTCTACTTATCATATCCACCAAATAGACCCTTGGTATACAATGATCTTTATTTACTATAAAGAACTAAATCGATCATTTTAAAACATGGCGAGTGCTTCACACAATTTCACACAATCGCGATACTAAATTGAcaaaaaagtgcaattaagtagAGATTAAAACTaacttttataaaatttaattgaataataataattaataactttactataattaatttttttttctgactcACCCTATTAAAATGGACCAATCCAAATCTACTTTTACAAATTAACAATCTTACTATGTTCTTTTTTGACATATCTTCCctgcttttctcttttctttctgctctgtcttctctctctctctctctgcttttgCAATGAATGCAGCACTACCATCCCCATCCATACACACCCacactactactactactttCCCTTATTAATACTCAAACCCCCTCTCTCTTTCACTCCTTTTCATCTCTCTCTGCTCTTCTCTGATCCTCAACCTTATTCCCCTGCATTCTCAGAAAGGTAATCAATCTCTAACCTCCACCATTTTCCCACTTCACAACTgtcacaaaatttcatctttccCCCTTGATTTTCCATGTTTACTTGCACTGGTTCAATCCCCTCCATTTTTACCATGTGGGTATGCGTTTTGAGTTTGCTTTGTTGCTTGCTTTGGATAATTGATCATGAAGGATCTGCATCATTCAATGCCTAATTTCTCTTGTTTCTGCATTTTTTTTCATCTGGGTATTCACCTTTTCGGTTTTGGGTTCTGTTTTGTAGTTATCAGTTCTGTTACTTTCTTCTACTACTCATCGTGTTGTGAACGTTTCTACTTGTTTTTTGCTATTTTTTTGGTTGGTTTGACCCTCATTTTCATGGGGACAATTTGCTTAATTATTTGTTAGAAATTCACTATTGCTCTTTAATTTAATGATAATTACGTAACATTTACTTGATCTTCAACTTCTAGTCCCTTTTTTGGGTCTCTTTTGATTCTTTGTTGAAGAGATCGTAGTCACTTTCGTCTTTTTCTGCTTTTGGGTTTTCTTACTTTATCATCTCTTCTCGTATTTCTGTGTAGTGGGAACCAGGCTTTTTTGCATTATTACCATATATCAATTGAGGACAGGCTATGGACAATCTTGTTCTGTAACTGAATGGTTTTGTTCATATCATGTATTCATTCCAATTCAAAGTTGGATCTCTTTCAGATTCGTGAGTTCAAGTacatcaatttttattttatttttagtacTTCTTTATGTTGAATATTCTTTCTTTCTGATGCTTTATTAGTccaaaaagtttatttttcaatttttttgcaaagtttcctcctcttttctcctcttctatggctttttatttttgtttagtttGGGGTTGTTTTGAATttaagagagagaaactcttCTGCAGTAAACTTgagtaaaatatattattgtgttGAGCGTGCATATAGAGATTCTTGGCctagttatttattttatctGCCTGATGATATCTAATATCTATGTTTAGTAAAAAGGAAAGACAGAAACTTTGGGTCTAAACCCGTTTGAAACATGGTAATAGGACAAGGTTTCTTGTGTCCTGTTTTTGTGCCCTTGTTTGGTTCAGTTTTTAATGAGCAGTTTCTGGATTAAACTATTGCAAAGCCTCCATTTGACCCTGTCAATTACAGACAAATTTTTAGTATAGTCTATTTACCTGTTTTGCTgagtttttctctttttatactATTATTTTTACTTGTTGCAATGACTTGATTTTTGAAGACCATATGTTGACTAATATAGTCACCTGTTTTCTTGTGTTCAGCTGGTTTCATTATCCTTTCAAATAGCTTCATTTGACAGTGGAGGAAAGGCCCCATTTTTCTACAGTGAGTAGTTGTAAAGTGGCTTATATTTTGGCTTGAGAGAATATTTGGAGTTTAGGATTGTTAGCTCAATTGACCAGACTTGCAATCTCAGCAGTTGATGTGAGATCTACAGTGGAAAAGAGAAGCAACTTTGTAGCAGATGGGTTGTTGTGTCTCAACAAGAAGTAAAAGCACTTGTAGCAGCAGGAGCAATGGAGAGAGGGTCTCTCCATCTTGCTTGGAAGTTGGATTCTGTGGGCAAAAGAGAGCAACAAGGAGAACATTTTCTGATCATGTTATTTCTCTACACCATTTACCCTCCTTACCCAGCAGAATTTTCGCTAATGGAAAGAGCCGCGGGTCCTGCATATTCACGCAGCAAGGCCGCAAGGGTATTAATCAGGACGCCATGATTGTGTGGGAAGTAAGTATGTTCATCTTATTACGGGTGATGCATGAGCATTGCTCATGAGTGATTGAAGGAGTGACTAACATACTAATTTGAATCTGTGCTTTGCAGGATTTCATGTCTGAAGATATGACCTTTTGTGGTGTCTTTGATGGCCATGGTCCACATGGTCATCTTGTTGCACGCAAAGTGAGGGATACCTTGCCATTGAAACTGCTTTCATTTTTGCATTCTGGTGAATCAAAGAGAAATGGGTCGGGTAAAGGTTGCTTCAAAGGGAACATAAAACCTGACAGTGGAGAGTCTGAGAATGATTGTTCTGCCGAGGATAAACTGAACTCGACATGGAGAGAAGCTTTAATGAAGGCATACAAGGCTATGGACAAAGAACTCAGGTCTCATCCAAATCTAGACTGCTTCTGTAGTGGGAGCACAGCCGTGACTATAATAAAGCAGGTAGCAGATCTGAACTCTTGTTTTCCATAACTTTACTGTGTTTGGATGTACAATTCAAAATTTCAAGAAAATAATAACTTGGTTTATTTTGATTATTGTCATTTTTTGAGTCTTTTGTCAGGAATTAAGAAATTTGGTGGAGAATATTTGATAGGTTGAGGGTGAGGGGTAAAGGAGGAGAGTTTGAGGGAAGGGATTTTCAAAAATTCCTTCTAAAAAGGATGGAATTTTAAatcttttattttgagttagGAAATTACCCTATAAAATTACCTTAATTTTCAAGATACTCTGATTTGATATCCTGTATTTTGGATTAAGCAATGTAAAATCCCCTCAACAAATTTATTCTCTCAATTAAATCCCCATCCAAACACATTGAGTTTTTATAATTTCTTATCTCAACAGGGTTCAAATCTGTTCATGGCCAGTATCGGGGATTCTCGAGCAATCATGGGATCCAAGGACAGCAATGACTCCATGGTGGCAGTTCAGTTGACTGTTGATTTGAAGCCTGATTTGCCAAGTATGTCTTATGCCATCGTCATTTATTCTCTGTTGAATATATGCTTTTCTGTTGATATTGACACCAACTTGGATGGAAACTCTTATAGGGGAAGCAGAAAGAATTAAGCGATGCAAAGGTAGGGTATTTGCTTTACAAGATGAGCCAGAAGTGCCGAGGGTGTGGTTGCCTTTTGATGATGCACCAGGGTTAGCAATGGCTAGAGCATTTGGAGATTTCTGCTTGAAGGAGTATGGTGTGATTTCCATACCAGAATTTTCTCACCGGCAACTTACAGACAGAGATCAATTCATTGTAATTGCCTCAGATGGGGTAAGATTAAGAATTTTCAATGTCATATCAATTTCTTTAGTACTTTGTTTAATTATGCTTTGCCATTTCAGAAATTGTGTTATGATTTTTATCCCTGTCCGACTAGGAAATTTTAGCATACATGATCTGCAATTTCAAGGTTGGTTTCTGTTGGTTAATATGGCTTTGTTGCTGCCTTGAAGAAATCATCTTACAAGGTCGAGCTGTGATATTGAAATAAGAAAATGTGGTCAGTGTAGGCAAATATCTAGGCTAGCATAGCATGAACCATATGGTCATAAGGAAACTGAGAAGTGTCTTTTCGAAACTAACCATTGAGTGGAAATAGAGTGTTTAGCAATTTGACTGAACCAGTAACTTCTCGGGCTGTTTGTCAATCTGCACCATTACAGTTAAATTAGCTGGCATTCTGACAACTCAGACGGCGGTATTTCTTAAGCAATAAGCTCTCTTCAATATGAAGAAATATATAAATTCTGTTCATAATGCAAGCTTTCTCATTCTGGCCTGTTATTGAAttattcttatctttttttcttttggggtACAAGAGTGAAGTGCTGATATCTGATTTTTCATGAGTTGAACGGAAGATAAACAAAGAGCCTCTCTTTGGGTTGCCAAATAGAgttatcttcttttcattcgTGGGATAAGTTTGTTTTAGCATGAACATTATATGACCTACATTTTTTGCAACACCTTTCATGTAGAGCTGTAAATTAACTTGGCTTATATACAATCTACGCAGAAAATATTTTCTACGTGAAAGGTGTTGCAAAAAATGTTGGTCATATACCAATTCGTTCATTTGAAAGGCACAAGAGCTGTAAAGTAACTTTGTTTATATACAATCTACGTAGAAAAACATTTCCGCTACATAATAATGCTATTCATTGAAATATCTAATATGGAAAAGAAAATAGTAAGTTCTTTGAATGTGCAAGTATAAGGGAAGTGGACGTAACTTAGAGGATATCGACTTTTGAGTTTCCATCTTCCACTGAATGATATTGATTCTCTTAATGCTTTGTTCAGGTCTGGGATGTTTTAAGCAATGAGGAGGTGGTTGAGATTGTATCTTCATCCCCAACGCGAGCATCAGCAGCTAGAACAGTGGTAAATTCCGCTGCTCGGGAGTGGAAACTTAAATATCCAACTTCAAGGATGGATGACTGTGCTGTTGTGTGCTTATTTCTGGATGGGAAAATGGACTCAGAATCAGATTATGATGAACAAGGCTTTTCTTCTGCAACCATCCAGAGCAACCATTCAGGCAACCCAATTGAGTCAGATGATGGACAAAAATCAGAGCCATGTTTGCAGAGGAACTTCACAGTGAGATCCTCGGAAGAAGATGAGACTAATGGAGCAGTACCTGTCGATGTTGAAGATGCAACATCATACGCTGATGATCAAAACTGGTCAGGTTTGGAGGGGGTAACTCGGGTAAACTCGCTTGTTCAACTTCCTAGATTTTCTGAGGAAAGGCCAAATTCATGATAGATTATTGTTAATACCTGGTGCAACAGTGATTTCAAGATAGTAGAATTTTGTGGAAGTGGTATCATTTTGATGCTCTTTTGTTTACTAAAAGTACTTGTAGAAAACTAATGCTTAGTTAAGGTCACAAAATGTAAGTGTTTCAGCATAATGCAAGGCGGTGATAACAGGCATTGAGATGTTTATCTGTATCAGATTGCATTCTTGCAAAGGTAATCTTGAGATATAATGCAAcatttttcaagggaaaattcTTGTCTTTGCTAAACATAAATTGGGGATGGTTTTCAATTGAAAATCAAGCAAACACTAAAGTATTCCAGCAAGTAAGCTAAAGTCCATTGTTTGAGTTTGAATGCAGAAGAAGTAGAAGGAACAAATTGTTTCATTAGCCTAAAAGTCCTTCTAAGTTTGTGTTGGATActgtatttataataatataattttatttttaaacttttgcgattaataattcatttttttagtAATTAAATTAAGGTTTAATCATTAAATTAATCACTTGTTTGTAAGAgaatttgattttagtctctTCCCGGAAAATAACTTGGTCCCCATCCCCACGATTGTAGCCAGTTTGGTTTTGGTCACTGTCAGAGAGCAGAGTTCGAATAAGTGCTTTTTGGTTCGTTTCAAAACGGACCCTAAGTTGATTCCCCcccctctctcacacacacatatatatatatatgattaatggtcaaattagtccctgactTTATAAGcgagtttaattttagtttagTCTCTATGAGGAAAAAAACGTTTAGGGGTGgtcatttttacaattaatGACGGTTTTTGACCGttactaaacgtcatttttcctAAGAGGGTTtaaaatcaaactcacttaTAAATTCAAAGAATAATTTG
This portion of the Lotus japonicus ecotype B-129 chromosome 3, LjGifu_v1.2 genome encodes:
- the LOC130746938 gene encoding probable protein phosphatase 2C 52 — protein: MGCCVSTRSKSTCSSRSNGERVSPSCLEVGFCGQKRATRRTFSDHVISLHHLPSLPSRIFANGKSRGSCIFTQQGRKGINQDAMIVWEDFMSEDMTFCGVFDGHGPHGHLVARKVRDTLPLKLLSFLHSGESKRNGSGKGCFKGNIKPDSGESENDCSAEDKLNSTWREALMKAYKAMDKELRSHPNLDCFCSGSTAVTIIKQGSNLFMASIGDSRAIMGSKDSNDSMVAVQLTVDLKPDLPREAERIKRCKGRVFALQDEPEVPRVWLPFDDAPGLAMARAFGDFCLKEYGVISIPEFSHRQLTDRDQFIVIASDGVWDVLSNEEVVEIVSSSPTRASAARTVVNSAAREWKLKYPTSRMDDCAVVCLFLDGKMDSESDYDEQGFSSATIQSNHSGNPIESDDGQKSEPCLQRNFTVRSSEEDETNGAVPVDVEDATSYADDQNWSGLEGVTRVNSLVQLPRFSEERPNS